From a single Pseudophryne corroboree isolate aPseCor3 chromosome 6, aPseCor3.hap2, whole genome shotgun sequence genomic region:
- the LOC134933826 gene encoding E3 ubiquitin/ISG15 ligase TRIM25-like — MASADLRQALNCSICLSIYTDPVTLRCGHNFCWVCIDRVLDTQEEAGVYTCPDCRAECQERPALQRNITLCNIVGSFLSTRPDQEETGIFCTYCVDSPVPAAKSCLLCEASLCDNHLRVHSKSAEHVLCDPTTALGNRKCSVHQKVLQYYCTEDAACICESCMLDGEHQGHQVESLDEATEKKKEKLRNVLQKLTTMREDNENRVQSLQVRRREHQEKAAGVTERVTALFRDIRRQLDDLEKRVLSEISRQEQRVSLSVSDLIQQLEIKKDELSRKMRHIEELCKMSDPVTVLQEPDTGDLCDTKDRKRQYSQVHGAGDLDVGLISGILHTGMSDIIRGINVCFYMQGPTDIVLDVTTAGNYIQISGDGKTASRSHKTMNRPESSWRFQNDQVISTRGFSSGRHYWEVDVSKSEYWRVGMCYPSIERKGDKSEIGKNNKSWCLYKMFDNQYSVRHDSTSIQIPDNIPCDRVRVYLDYGAGQLSFYSLCDPITLLHTYTAALTEPLHAALYVDYGCITVSAGVRDWDELS, encoded by the coding sequence atggcgtctgctgatctgagacaGGCACTGAATtgttccatctgcctgagcatttatacagatcctgtaaccctgagatgtggccacaacttctgctgggtctgtattgatcgtgtgctggatacacaggaggaggctggagtttatacctgtcctgactgcagagcagagtgtcaggagcgtcctgcactgcagaggaacataacactgtgtaacatagtggggagtttcctgtctactcggccagatcaggaggagactgggatcttctgcacttactgtgtggactctcctgtacctgctgctaaatcctgtctgctgtgtgaggcttctctgtgtgataatcacctgagagtacacagcaagtcagcagaacacgtcttatgtgatcccaccactgccctggggaacaggaaatgctccgtCCATCAGAAGGTCCTGCAGTATTACTGCACTGAGGACGCTGCCTGTATCTGTGAGTCCTGCATGCTGGATGGAGAACATCAGGGACACCAGGTGGAGTCGCTGGATGAGGCTactgagaagaagaaggagaaactGAGGAATGTTCTGCAGAAACTGACTACAATGAGAGAGGATAATGAGAACAGAGTGCAGAGTCTGCAGGTGCGCAGGAGAGAACATCAGGAGAAAGCAGCAGGTGTAACAGAGAGAGTCACTGccctgtttagagacatcaggagacagctggatgacctggagaagagagtcctgagtgagatctccaggcaggaacagcgcgtttcactctcagtctctgatctgatccagcagctggaaataaagaaggacgagctgtccaggaagatgcgtcacattgaggagctgtgtaagATGTCTGAcccagtgactgtcttacaggaaccagacacaggggacTTGTGTGATACTAAGGACAGAAAGAGACAGTATTCACAGGTCCATGGTGCAGGAGATCTTGATGTGGGTCTCATCTCAGGGATATTACACACAGGGATGTCTGATATAATAAGAGGTATAAATGTATGTTTCTATATGCAGGGACCTACAGACATAGTGCTGGATGTAACTACAGCTGGTAATTATATACAGATATCAGGTGACGGGAAAACTGCATCCAGGTCACATAAAACCATGAATCGCCCAGAGTCATCATGGAGATTTCAGAATGATCAGGTAATAAGCACCAGGGGAttctcctcagggcgacattactgggaggtggatgtcagTAAGTCAGAGTACTGGAGGGTGGGGATGTGTTACCCCAGTATAGAGAGGAAAGGAGATAAGTCGGAGATTGGGAAGAATAACAAGTCCTGGTGTCTGTATAAGATGTTTGATAATCAGTACTCAGTGAGACATGACAGTACATCAATCCAGATACCTGACAATATCCCCTGTGACAGAGTGAGGGTATATCTGGATTATGGGGCAGGACAGCTGTCCTTTTATTCTCTGTGTGACCCCATCACACTCTTACACACCTACACTGCCGccctcactgagcccctccatgctgCATTATATGTAGATTATGGGTGTATAACTGTATCTGCGGGAGTCAGGGACTGGGATGAATTATCATAA